Proteins encoded within one genomic window of Brassica rapa cultivar Chiifu-401-42 chromosome A09, CAAS_Brap_v3.01, whole genome shotgun sequence:
- the LOC103837446 gene encoding uncharacterized protein LOC103837446, with amino-acid sequence MEKKLSVAMMVFVLVVMAAIGGEAINHLCTFKCEITCRDPEFKSECFRACMADCDHDKPTSTFHSTKAYSMKTGEMEEMRE; translated from the exons ATGGAGAAAAAATTGAGTGTGGCGATGATGGTGTTCGTTTTGGTGGTGATGGCTGCCATTGGAGGAGAAGCAATAAATCATTTGTGTACATTTAAATGTGAGATTACCTGCCGCGATCCGGAGTTCAAAAGCGAGTGCTTCAGAGCATGTATGGCTGACTGCGACCATGATAAACCTACAAGTACCTTTCACTCAACTAAAGCATACTC GATGAAGACTGGGGAGATGGAAGAAATGAGAGAGTAA